One Ananas comosus cultivar F153 linkage group 1, ASM154086v1, whole genome shotgun sequence DNA window includes the following coding sequences:
- the LOC109712617 gene encoding E3 ubiquitin-protein ligase At3g02290-like codes for MGGFCCCPCPEDFEEYAHPNNPIYRHCICLRYFFHQLFSGYNATFQRLDGRTATSPTQTVTSLTSTALGANTADSSVSETYHLVPRPPPYDTEPRYTRSQREGLVLRREKSLSYIQEESQAPRRNGSNSGLEHLGSAKKRNSTETEEETKAGHSESDTGLSSKAYGIASYVVTNSEDEDVCPTCLEEYTPENPKIVAKCSHHFHLSCIYEWMERSDNCPICGKEMEFCESP; via the exons ATGGGTGGATTTTGTTGCTGCCCATGTCCTGAAGACTTCGAAGAATATGCCCATCCAAACAATCCCATTTATAGGCACTGCATATGCTTGAGATACTTCTTTCACCAACTCTTCAGTGGG TATAATGCGACTTTTCAAAGACTGGACGGAAGAACAGCTACTTCCCCAACTCAAACAGTCACCTCATTAACATCAACTGCCCTGGGAGCCAATACAGCCGATAGTTCTGTATCCGAAACCTACCACCTTGTTCCCCGGCCCCCTCCTTATGATACCGAACCTAGATATACCCGTTCACAACGCGAAGGATTGGTCTTGAGGCGCGAGAAATCTTTGAGTTACATTCAAGAGGAATCACAGGCTCCGAGAAGAAACGGGAGTAACTCTGGTTTGGAACACTTGGGTTCTGCCAAGAAACGGAACAGCACAGAAACCGAGGAAGAGACTAAAGCAGGCCATTCTGAATCTGATACGGGCCTGTCATCAAAAGCATACGGTATTGCAAGTTATGTGGTAACAAATTCAGAAGATGAAGATGTCTGCCCCACGTGCCTTGAAG AATATACTCCCGAAAATCCGAAGATCGTGGCAAAATGCTCCCACCATTTTCATCTAAGCTGTATATACGAATGGATGGAAAGGAGCGACAATTGTCCGATCTGTGGAAAG GAGATGGAGTTCTGCGAGAGCCCATAA
- the LOC109712603 gene encoding uncharacterized protein LOC109712603, whose product MASISKLINPSLGVAAPPPSSSSLRSDPKLSLLALRPSIRGLASPLRLSIRRDRLNATSLAVRCSGKEGNGVPAKRTTLHDLYEQQGQSPWYDNLCRPVTDLLPLIASGVRGVTSNPTIFQKAISSSSAYDEQFKQLVSAGKDIETIYWELVIKDIQDACKLFEPIYDQTDGGDGYVSVEVSPRLANDTKGTVEAAKWLHKMVNRPNVYIKIPATAECIPSIREVISNGISVNVTLIFSLSRYEAVIDAYLEGLESSGLSDLSRVTSVASFFVSRVDTLVDKMLEKIGTPEALDLRGKAAVAQAALAYKLYQKKFSGPRWEALVKKGAKKQRLLWASTSVKNPAYPDTLYVDPLIGPDTVSTMPDQALQAFIDHGTVSRTIDSNISEAEGIYSALEKLGIDWNQVGVQLEAEGVDSFKKSFDSLLVSLKQKSESLKPANL is encoded by the exons aTGGCTTCGATCTCCAAGCTCATAAACCCTAGCCTCGGCGTCGCcgctcctcctccctcctcttcctccctcCGATCCGATCCCAAGCTCTCCTTGCTCGCCCTCCGCCCTTCAATCCGAGGCCTCGCCTCCCCTCTCCGCCTCTCGATTCGAAGAGATCGCCTCAACGCGACCTCTTTGGC GGTTAGGTGCTCTGGGAAAGAGGGGAATGGGGTGCCGGCGAAGAGGACGACGCTTCATGATCTCTACGAGCAACAAGGGCAATCGCCGTGGTACGATAATCTCTGCCGCCCTGTGACCGATCTGCTCCCGCTTATTGCTAGCGGCGTCCGCGGAGTCACCAGCAACCCTAcg ATTTTTCAGAAAGCTATATCATCATCCAGTGCGTACGATGAACAATTCAA GCAGCTTGTATCTGCCGGAAAGGACATTGAAACCATTTACTGGGAGCTTGTAATAAAGGATATCCAAGATGCGTGCAAACTTTTTGAGCCAATTTATGATCAAACGGATGGAGGCGATGGCTATGTATCTGTTGAAGTATCCCCGAGGCTTGCAAATGATACTAAAGGAACTGTTGAAGCGGCGAAATGGTTGCACAAAATGGTTAACAGGCCGAATGTCTACATAAAGATCCCAGCTACTGCTGAATGTATTCCCTCCATCAGAGAGGTTATCTCTAATGGCATTAGCGTCAATGTTACG CTTATCTTCTCACTCTCAAGATATGAAGCGGTCATCGATGCTTACCTAGAGGGGCTGGAGTCTTCTGGATTGAGTGACCTATCGAGAGTAACCAGTGTGGCTTCCTTCTTTGTTAGCCGTGTTGACACCCTCGTAGACAAAATGCTTGAAAAGATTGGTACACCTGAAGCCCTTGATCTTCGTGGGAAG GCTGCAGTTGCTCAAGCAGCCCTTGCTTATAAGCTCTATCAGAAGAAGTTTTCGGGTCCACGGTGGGAGGCTTTAGTTAAGAAAGGCGCGAAGAAGCAGAGACTGTTGTGGGCATCCACTAGCGTTAAGAATCCCGCATACCCGGACACTCTGTATGTTGACCCTCTCATTGGACCTGATACG GTCTCAACCATGCCCGACCAGGCCCTGCAGGCATTCATTGACCATGGCACCGTCTCACGTACCATTGATTCAAACATATCCGAGGCCGAGGGCATATACAGTGCTCTTGAGAAGTTGGGTATCGATTGGAACCAGGTCGGGGTCCAGCTCGAAGCAGAAGGCGTCGACTCGTTCAAGAAGAGTTTCGACAGCTTGCTTGTTAGCCTGAAACAGAAGAGCGAGTCCCTCAAGCCGGCTAATCTGTag